One Sinorhizobium mexicanum genomic region harbors:
- a CDS encoding GcvT family protein — protein sequence MSNLPSHARVVIIGGGAVGASSLYHLAKAGWTDCVLLEKNELTAGSTWHAAGNVPTFSSSWSIMNMQRYSASLYRELGALVDYPMNYHVTGSIRLGHSKERLQEFKRVVGMGRYQGTDLDILTPDEMRGRYPFLETHELTGALYDPYDGDIDPAQLTQALAKGARDMGAKIIRFCPVTGARRENDEWVISTPQGEIRCEYVVNAAGYYAREVGKMFGRDVPMMVMSHQYILFDEIPELAAWSKEAGHKLPLLRDVDSSYYLRQEKYGMNLGPYEKNCRAHWTRPDDPMPEDFSFQLFPDDLDRLEWYLNDAVERVPMLGTAGLSRVINGPIPYAPDGNPLIGPMPGVPNAFEACVFTFGICQAGGAGKVLAEWVTEGQTEWDMWSCDPRRYTNFTDQDYCIAKGMEIYGHEYAMHFPKHYWPAGRGKKLSPIHDRIAALGAQFKPYNGWERAMWYAKPGDDTSEEATQTWGREGPWARRIEEECLAVRDAAGILDLPGFSRFRVKGEGAREWLTGLITGRVPKPGRIGLAYFADDKGRIVTEMSVMAIEEDFFFLITAATAQWHDFEWLQKHRPSGAAFTLDDVTANFSCQILTGPKSRDILADVSDADLSKGWLTHQTAQIAGRYCQLVRVSFAGELGWEIHTKVDDTAAIFEAVWAAGQKHGLRPFGMEALDSLRIEKGYRAWKGDLSTDYTVLQGGLERFVDWSKPAFKGKAALEREKQRGVSKRFVTLTVEAGECDAPYMSTLWSGGDVVGETTSGNWGYRVGKSIALGMLRADLAVPGREIEVEIFGERFKAVVQPDQPLWDPSNERLRD from the coding sequence ATGTCGAATTTGCCGTCTCACGCGCGCGTCGTGATCATCGGCGGGGGAGCGGTTGGCGCCTCCTCGCTCTATCATCTTGCCAAGGCCGGCTGGACCGACTGCGTGCTTCTGGAAAAAAACGAGCTGACCGCGGGCTCGACCTGGCATGCGGCCGGCAATGTGCCGACCTTCTCGTCGTCCTGGTCGATCATGAACATGCAGCGCTATTCGGCCTCGCTCTATCGCGAGCTGGGGGCGCTGGTCGATTATCCGATGAACTATCACGTCACCGGGTCGATCCGCCTCGGTCATTCGAAGGAACGGCTGCAGGAGTTCAAGCGCGTCGTAGGCATGGGCCGCTACCAGGGCACGGATCTCGACATCCTGACGCCGGACGAGATGCGCGGCCGTTATCCTTTCCTCGAAACCCACGAGCTGACCGGCGCGCTCTACGATCCCTATGACGGCGATATCGACCCCGCGCAGCTGACCCAGGCGCTCGCCAAGGGCGCGCGCGACATGGGCGCGAAGATCATCCGCTTCTGTCCCGTGACCGGAGCACGGCGCGAAAACGACGAATGGGTGATCTCGACGCCGCAAGGGGAGATCCGCTGCGAGTACGTCGTCAACGCCGCCGGGTATTATGCCCGCGAAGTCGGCAAGATGTTCGGCCGCGACGTGCCGATGATGGTGATGAGCCATCAATATATTCTCTTCGACGAGATCCCGGAGCTTGCCGCCTGGTCGAAGGAGGCGGGGCACAAGCTGCCGCTGCTCCGCGATGTCGATTCGTCCTATTATCTCCGGCAGGAGAAATACGGCATGAATCTCGGGCCTTACGAGAAGAACTGCCGGGCGCACTGGACGAGGCCGGATGATCCGATGCCGGAGGATTTTTCCTTCCAGCTTTTCCCGGACGACCTCGACCGGCTCGAATGGTATCTGAACGATGCGGTCGAGCGCGTGCCGATGCTCGGCACGGCGGGCCTGTCGCGCGTCATCAACGGGCCGATCCCCTATGCGCCGGACGGCAACCCGCTGATCGGGCCGATGCCCGGCGTGCCGAATGCTTTCGAGGCCTGCGTCTTCACCTTCGGCATCTGCCAGGCGGGCGGGGCCGGCAAGGTGCTCGCCGAATGGGTGACGGAAGGCCAGACGGAATGGGACATGTGGTCCTGCGATCCGCGCCGCTACACCAACTTTACCGACCAGGACTATTGCATCGCCAAGGGCATGGAGATCTACGGCCACGAATACGCGATGCATTTCCCGAAGCATTACTGGCCGGCGGGGCGCGGCAAGAAGCTGTCGCCGATCCACGACCGCATCGCCGCGCTCGGTGCCCAGTTCAAGCCCTATAACGGCTGGGAGCGCGCCATGTGGTACGCAAAACCCGGCGACGACACCTCCGAGGAAGCGACGCAGACCTGGGGCCGCGAGGGGCCATGGGCGAGGCGCATCGAGGAGGAGTGCCTGGCGGTGCGCGACGCGGCCGGCATCCTCGACCTGCCGGGCTTTTCGCGTTTCCGCGTCAAGGGCGAGGGCGCGCGTGAATGGCTGACGGGGCTGATCACCGGTCGCGTGCCGAAGCCGGGACGCATCGGCCTTGCCTATTTTGCCGACGACAAGGGGCGTATCGTCACGGAAATGTCGGTGATGGCGATCGAGGAGGACTTCTTCTTCCTGATCACGGCGGCGACGGCGCAATGGCATGATTTCGAATGGCTGCAGAAACACCGTCCGTCCGGTGCGGCCTTCACGCTTGACGATGTGACTGCGAATTTCTCCTGCCAGATCCTGACTGGCCCAAAATCGCGCGACATCCTCGCCGACGTTTCCGATGCCGACCTTTCGAAAGGTTGGCTCACGCATCAGACGGCGCAAATCGCCGGGCGTTACTGCCAACTCGTTCGGGTGTCCTTTGCAGGGGAGCTCGGCTGGGAAATCCACACGAAGGTGGACGACACGGCCGCGATCTTCGAGGCCGTATGGGCGGCCGGCCAGAAACACGGCCTCAGACCCTTCGGCATGGAGGCGCTCGACAGCCTGCGCATCGAAAAAGGCTACCGCGCCTGGAAGGGTGACTTGTCCACCGACTACACGGTCCTGCAGGGCGGGCTGGAGCGCTTCGTCGATTGGTCGAAGCCGGCATTCAAGGGCAAGGCGGCGCTGGAGCGCGAGAAGCAGCGGGGCGTCAGCAAACGCTTCGTCACCCTTACGGTCGAGGCAGGCGAATGCGACGCACCCTACATGTCGACGCTCTGGTCGGGCGGCGACGTCGTCGGCGAGACGACCTCCGGAAACTGGGGCTATCGCGTCGGCAAGTCGATCGCGCTTGGCATGCTGCGTGCCGATCTCGCCGTGCCGGGCCGGGAAATCGAGGTCGAGATTTTCGGCGAGCGCTTCAAGGCGGTGGTTCAGCCGGACCAGCCGCTCTGGGATCCCTCGAATGAAAGACTGAGAGACTGA
- a CDS encoding LysR family transcriptional regulator produces the protein MQVELIETFLDLMETRSFNRTAERLNITQSTVSHRVKALEAQFNRKLFTRSKGGTVPTASGLRFLDYAKALQNQWHEATRAVASAGAFERSMRLGIQHDLAESLAGDWLAAIRRELPQTEIYMEADYSNQMNRDLAAGELDLAILYTPHYLPDLHYERIGELHYILVSTQPCDIAGVKPASYIRSSYSPAFDRAHRLALPHLSAAPLSAGQNMAITGLLRALGGAAYVTKATAERLSENGAATTVADAPVIPQAIYAATSLRTRHAHQHRKIIGAIEGLLFDL, from the coding sequence ATGCAAGTTGAACTGATTGAGACATTTCTGGACCTGATGGAAACGCGGAGCTTCAACCGCACGGCCGAGCGGCTGAACATCACCCAGTCGACCGTTTCGCATCGCGTGAAGGCGCTGGAGGCGCAGTTCAACCGGAAGCTTTTTACCCGCAGCAAGGGCGGCACGGTGCCGACGGCTTCAGGCCTGCGTTTCCTCGACTACGCCAAAGCACTTCAAAATCAATGGCATGAAGCAACGCGCGCGGTCGCCAGTGCCGGCGCCTTCGAGCGTTCGATGCGGCTCGGCATCCAGCACGATCTCGCCGAGAGCCTTGCCGGCGATTGGCTGGCCGCCATCCGTCGCGAGCTGCCGCAGACCGAAATCTACATGGAGGCGGATTATTCCAACCAGATGAACCGCGATCTCGCGGCCGGGGAGCTTGACCTCGCGATCCTCTATACGCCCCACTATCTGCCCGATCTTCACTATGAACGGATCGGCGAACTGCATTACATACTGGTCAGCACGCAACCCTGCGACATAGCCGGCGTGAAACCCGCGTCCTACATCCGCTCCAGCTATTCGCCTGCCTTCGACCGCGCCCATCGCCTCGCCCTGCCGCACCTCTCCGCCGCGCCGCTTTCCGCCGGGCAGAACATGGCGATCACCGGCCTGCTTCGCGCGCTAGGCGGGGCCGCCTATGTAACGAAGGCCACCGCCGAGCGGCTCTCAGAAAACGGCGCTGCCACAACGGTCGCCGACGCGCCGGTCATCCCACAGGCCATCTACGCGGCAACCAGCCTCCGCACCCGCCATGCGCATCAGCACCGCAAGATCATCGGTGCGATCGAGGGTCTGCTGTTTGATCTTTAG